In one Spirosoma rigui genomic region, the following are encoded:
- a CDS encoding T9SS type A sorting domain-containing protein — protein MARQGGVVVSYVWNLKVACGRARQGVDEAGGGLQVRVLGNPVSDWLNVMIQDGAGQSVEVRLIDLNGHLVENRSIGQAEGATYQQFDLRQQRAGLLLLRVRSGTQNQTVKIVKQ, from the coding sequence ATGGCCCGTCAGGGGGGCGTGGTGGTGAGCTACGTGTGGAACCTGAAGGTGGCCTGCGGGCGGGCGCGTCAGGGAGTTGACGAAGCAGGGGGTGGATTGCAGGTACGGGTGCTGGGTAACCCGGTCAGCGACTGGCTGAACGTAATGATTCAGGACGGGGCGGGGCAATCGGTGGAAGTAAGGCTGATTGACCTGAATGGTCATCTGGTCGAGAACCGGTCTATCGGGCAGGCAGAAGGAGCGACCTATCAGCAGTTCGATCTGCGCCAGCAACGGGCGGGATTATTGCTGTTGCGGGTACGTAGTGGTACCCAGAACCAGACGGTAAAAATTGTGAAGCAGTAA
- a CDS encoding BamA/TamA family outer membrane protein, translating to MCGTDTLAQVDSTTRSEKRGATDSLATPYSTVTADSVLMQRDSVFYTKLKTSMYKRRLTRQLYDAVFRDVYNSRVRTGEVNQIEVNPFTIFEGRIIGSIYIRRLGVFGQTVYDTLRQPGNWVERTGNRLHVNTRENIIRRSYLLFQEGDAVSPNVLRDNERLLRNTSIFHDARILVLPREGSRQFVDVYVITQDVWSLLPTGGASALNRFSVGFEQRNLQGLGHQLYSQVTYDGNDPRQKAEYRGRYTVPFIGKTFLTAQAELLYLRDLKQASVRLFRPFLTPDTKYAGSIEINHTRVNDRVITRTDCVLVAPLRYNYSDVWFGRSFRLFYRQQNSDEKGRSRLIVAIRNTNYEYTGRPAVTADTNQRYQDSRTTLFSVGFSRRKYTRDVLIYGFGRTEDVPIGESIAAVIGFDNAELGQRLYTGLNFSQGKYVRRIGYVYGLVSLGGYTRTKGIEQSVISLESNYFSPLLKTKWGNMRHFFNTRFTTGINRFENEYITLGSSGSGINTDGIGINSDALRGTKRWLINYENILFSRLSLVGFRVAFISFANVGLVSFPDRSLLRGPLYQGYGIGFRLRNENLTFNSFQIRLSYFPNIPGNRVPFRNSFEGVPALRFRDFDLSAPLIVPYR from the coding sequence ATGTGCGGCACCGATACGCTGGCGCAGGTTGATTCGACAACGCGCAGTGAGAAAAGAGGAGCCACCGATTCGCTGGCTACCCCCTACTCCACCGTCACCGCCGACAGCGTGCTGATGCAGCGCGACAGCGTCTTTTATACGAAGCTTAAAACGAGTATGTACAAACGGCGGCTAACCCGCCAGCTTTATGATGCGGTGTTTCGCGACGTTTATAACAGCCGGGTCCGGACCGGTGAGGTCAACCAGATCGAAGTAAATCCGTTTACGATCTTCGAAGGGCGGATCATTGGCAGCATTTACATCCGGCGGCTGGGGGTTTTCGGGCAAACGGTCTACGACACCCTTCGGCAACCCGGCAACTGGGTGGAGCGCACCGGAAACCGCCTTCACGTTAATACCCGCGAGAATATCATTCGCCGGTCTTACCTGCTCTTCCAGGAGGGCGATGCTGTCAGCCCGAACGTGCTGCGTGATAACGAGCGGCTTCTGCGAAACACGTCGATCTTCCACGATGCCCGGATTCTGGTGCTGCCCCGCGAAGGAAGCCGCCAGTTCGTGGATGTCTACGTCATTACGCAGGACGTATGGTCGCTGCTGCCCACCGGCGGAGCGAGTGCATTGAACCGCTTCAGCGTGGGATTTGAACAGCGTAACCTGCAGGGACTGGGCCACCAGCTCTACAGCCAGGTGACCTACGACGGGAACGACCCGCGCCAGAAAGCCGAGTACCGGGGTCGCTACACCGTTCCGTTCATTGGTAAGACTTTCCTGACAGCACAGGCGGAACTCTTGTACCTGCGCGATCTGAAACAGGCATCGGTGCGGCTGTTCCGGCCGTTTCTGACGCCCGATACCAAATACGCCGGTTCGATCGAAATCAACCATACCCGCGTCAACGACCGAGTTATCACCCGAACAGACTGCGTCCTCGTCGCTCCGCTCCGCTATAATTACTCCGATGTATGGTTTGGCCGGTCATTCCGGCTTTTCTACCGCCAGCAGAACTCGGACGAAAAAGGCCGGTCGCGGCTCATCGTCGCCATTCGCAATACCAATTACGAATATACGGGTCGCCCCGCCGTAACGGCCGATACCAACCAGCGGTACCAGGATAGCCGGACAACGCTGTTCAGCGTTGGTTTTTCCCGGCGTAAGTATACCCGCGACGTACTTATTTATGGATTTGGCCGTACGGAGGACGTGCCGATCGGCGAATCCATTGCGGCCGTTATTGGCTTCGATAATGCCGAACTGGGCCAGCGGTTATACACCGGACTGAACTTCTCGCAGGGCAAATACGTACGGCGGATCGGCTACGTGTATGGCCTGGTCAGTCTGGGGGGCTACACCCGAACCAAGGGAATCGAGCAGAGTGTCATCTCACTGGAGTCGAACTATTTCAGTCCACTTCTGAAAACGAAATGGGGTAATATGCGCCATTTTTTCAATACCCGTTTTACGACGGGTATCAACCGATTCGAGAACGAATACATCACCCTGGGCAGTTCGGGCAGCGGGATCAACACCGACGGAATCGGGATCAACAGCGATGCCCTGCGCGGCACCAAACGCTGGCTCATCAATTACGAAAATATCCTGTTCTCCCGCCTGAGCCTGGTGGGCTTCCGGGTTGCGTTCATTTCATTTGCCAATGTGGGACTGGTTAGCTTCCCGGATCGCTCCCTGCTGCGTGGACCATTGTACCAGGGCTATGGCATTGGCTTCCGGCTACGGAACGAGAACCTGACGTTCAACAGTTTTCAGATCCGACTCTCTTATTTCCCCAACATTCCGGGCAACCGGGTGCCCTTCCGAAACTCGTTCGAGGGCGTTCCGGCCCTGCGGTTCCGGGATTTCGATCTGTCGGCCCCTTTGATCGTCCCTTACCGGTGA
- a CDS encoding MarR family winged helix-turn-helix transcriptional regulator, producing the protein MSIETDIKQTVPFQSPYHRVMVNLMYTSNWVADSQMRVLKPFGLTLQQYNVLRILRGQHPNPVKVSDITERMLDKMSNASRLVDKLVAKKLVLRTECPSDRRAVDVVITDQGLALLKRLDVHQAKWDVTQGGKLTEEEATYLSQLLDRLRA; encoded by the coding sequence ATGTCAATCGAAACAGACATTAAGCAAACCGTACCGTTCCAGTCGCCCTATCACCGGGTGATGGTCAACCTGATGTACACCAGCAACTGGGTAGCTGACAGCCAGATGCGTGTACTGAAACCGTTCGGGCTAACGTTGCAGCAATACAACGTACTGCGTATCCTGCGGGGGCAGCACCCGAACCCGGTCAAGGTAAGTGACATTACCGAGCGCATGCTCGATAAGATGTCGAACGCTTCGCGGCTGGTCGATAAGCTCGTTGCCAAGAAGCTCGTGCTTCGGACCGAGTGTCCCAGCGACCGGCGGGCGGTAGACGTAGTGATTACCGATCAGGGATTGGCCTTGCTGAAACGGCTGGACGTTCACCAGGCAAAATGGGACGTGACGCAGGGAGGCAAGTTAACCGAGGAGGAAGCTACCTACCTCAGCCAGTTACTCGACAGGCTCCGGGCCTGA
- a CDS encoding YceI family protein, translating into MKTRQFLAGLVAVAVMVSASAFVGPGKKATTYKVDAQKSILNWNGKKVTGEHSGTIKVSDGVLMVDGGKLSGGTFTFDMNSIVNTDLTDPGYNAKFIGHMKSEDFFNTAKFPTSTFKVTKVTPKGGDAYDITGNMTIKGITNAVTFPATVKMAGNTITADGKATLDRTKYDIRYGSKSFFENIGDKAIYDDFTVEIKLVASK; encoded by the coding sequence ATGAAAACACGTCAGTTTCTGGCTGGTTTAGTCGCCGTAGCGGTGATGGTCAGCGCATCGGCCTTTGTAGGTCCCGGCAAAAAAGCAACGACTTACAAAGTCGACGCCCAGAAAAGCATTCTAAACTGGAATGGCAAAAAAGTTACCGGTGAGCACAGCGGTACGATCAAGGTAAGCGATGGCGTCCTGATGGTCGATGGCGGTAAGCTGTCGGGGGGTACGTTCACGTTCGACATGAACAGCATCGTTAATACCGACCTGACCGATCCCGGCTACAACGCCAAATTCATCGGACACATGAAGTCGGAGGATTTCTTCAATACGGCAAAATTCCCAACCTCGACGTTCAAGGTTACCAAGGTAACGCCGAAGGGTGGCGATGCGTATGACATTACGGGTAACATGACCATCAAAGGCATCACCAACGCAGTAACGTTCCCGGCTACCGTTAAAATGGCGGGCAACACCATTACGGCCGATGGCAAAGCAACCCTCGACCGGACAAAGTACGACATCCGGTATGGTTCGAAGTCGTTCTTCGAAAACATTGGCGACAAAGCGATCTACGACGATTTCACGGTTGAGATCAAACTGGTAGCTTCGAAATAA